Proteins encoded within one genomic window of Mycolicibacterium aubagnense:
- the ilvC gene encoding ketol-acid reductoisomerase, producing MFYDDDADLSIIQGRKVGVIGYGSQGHAHSLSLRDSGVQVKVGLKEGSKSREKVTEQGLEVDTPANVAAWADVIMLLAPDTAQAEIFTNDIEPNLKDGDALFFGHGLNIHFGLIKPPANVTIGMVAPKGPGHLVRRQFVDGKGVPALIAIDQDPKGEGQALALSYAKGIGGTRAGVIKTTFKEETETDLFGEQAVLCGGTEELVKTGFEVMVEAGYAPEMAYFEVLHELKLIVDLMYEGGIARMNYSVSDTAEFGGYLSGPRVIDADTKDRMRAILKDIQDGTFVKRLVANVEGGNKELEGLRKANAEHPIEVTGKKLRDLMSWVDRPITETA from the coding sequence ATGTTCTACGACGACGATGCGGACCTGTCGATCATCCAGGGTCGCAAGGTCGGCGTCATCGGCTACGGCAGCCAGGGTCACGCACATTCGCTTTCGCTGCGCGACTCGGGTGTGCAGGTCAAGGTCGGCCTGAAGGAGGGCTCGAAGTCCCGCGAGAAGGTCACCGAGCAGGGCCTCGAGGTCGACACCCCGGCCAACGTCGCCGCCTGGGCCGACGTCATCATGCTGCTGGCGCCCGACACCGCTCAGGCCGAGATCTTCACGAACGACATCGAGCCCAACCTCAAGGACGGCGACGCGCTGTTCTTCGGCCACGGCCTCAACATCCACTTCGGCCTGATCAAGCCCCCGGCCAACGTCACCATCGGCATGGTCGCCCCCAAGGGTCCCGGCCACCTGGTGCGCCGTCAGTTCGTCGACGGCAAGGGCGTCCCGGCCCTGATCGCCATCGACCAGGACCCCAAGGGCGAGGGCCAGGCGCTGGCGCTGTCCTACGCCAAGGGCATCGGCGGCACCCGCGCCGGCGTCATCAAGACCACCTTCAAGGAAGAGACCGAGACCGACCTGTTCGGTGAGCAGGCCGTTCTCTGTGGCGGTACCGAGGAACTGGTCAAGACCGGTTTCGAGGTCATGGTCGAGGCCGGCTACGCACCGGAGATGGCCTACTTCGAGGTGCTGCACGAGCTCAAGCTGATCGTCGACCTGATGTACGAGGGTGGCATCGCCCGCATGAACTACTCGGTGTCCGACACCGCTGAGTTCGGTGGCTACCTGTCCGGTCCGCGCGTCATCGACGCCGACACCAAGGACCGCATGCGCGCCATCCTGAAGGACATCCAGGACGGCACCTTCGTCAAGCGCCTGGTCGCCAACGTCGAGGGCGGCAACAAGGAACTCGAGGGTCTGCGCAAGGCCAACGCCGAGCACCCGATCGAGGTCACCGGCAAGAAGCTGCGCGACCTGATGAGCTGGGTCGACCGGCCGATCACCGAGACCGCCTAG
- the wrbA gene encoding NAD(P)H:quinone oxidoreductase, whose protein sequence is MAKLSVIYYSATGHGTSMAQRVASTAESLGADVRLRPVVETADPESFAHNPAWTANYEATKDLPTATGDDIVWADAVIFGSPTRFGSVASQLRGFLDSLGGLWSQGMLADKVYAGFTSSNTAHGGQETTLLSLYITLMHWGGIIVPPGYTDPLKFADGNPYGVSLLANHDNIRQFDDNTYAALDHLAERVVSVADRLGS, encoded by the coding sequence ATGGCCAAGCTTTCTGTCATCTACTACTCCGCAACCGGGCACGGCACGTCCATGGCACAGCGTGTGGCGAGCACCGCTGAATCGTTGGGTGCCGACGTGCGACTGCGTCCCGTCGTCGAGACCGCGGACCCCGAGTCCTTCGCCCACAACCCGGCATGGACCGCGAATTACGAAGCGACCAAAGACCTTCCGACCGCCACGGGCGACGACATCGTCTGGGCCGACGCCGTGATCTTCGGCTCGCCGACCCGCTTCGGCTCGGTCGCGTCGCAGCTGCGCGGGTTCTTGGACTCGCTCGGCGGACTCTGGTCGCAGGGCATGCTGGCCGACAAGGTCTACGCCGGGTTCACCTCGTCCAACACCGCGCACGGCGGGCAGGAGACCACGCTGCTGTCGCTGTACATCACGCTGATGCACTGGGGCGGCATCATCGTCCCACCCGGCTACACCGACCCGCTCAAGTTCGCCGACGGCAACCCGTACGGCGTGAGCCTGCTGGCCAACCACGACAACATCCGCCAGTTCGACGACAACACCTACGCCGCGCTGGATCACCTGGCGGAGCGGGTCGTGAGCGTGGCCGACCGCCTCGGTTCGTAG
- a CDS encoding phytoene desaturase family protein has translation MDVTVVGSGPNGLAAAVVCARAGLSVRVIEGQPTPGGGARSAPDPEYPGILHDVCAAVHPLAFASPFFRDFGLADRITLNVPEVSYANPLPGRPAALAYRDFERTCAELADGASWRWLLGPMVQRSEAAAAFVLGDKRSLPPDLVTSARLALRMVTQGSPAWGLLRGEDARALFTGVAAHTISQMPSMTSSGLGMMLAVLAHSVGWPVPTGGSQAIPEALIADLLAHGGEVVVGEEVTEPPQGVVLYDTPAKALLDIYGDRLPTRYAARLRGLRTNPGVAKVDFVLSDEIPWRDSRLASTVMIHLGGERARMVLAEREIASGRHAEWPMVLAASPHIADPTRIDDHGRRPFWSYVHVPRDSPVDQTEAVIEIMERFAPGFRDIIVATRGVPASQLAEHNANLTGGDITGGGNSAWRALAGPTLRLNPWATPIPGAYLCSAATPPNGGVHGMAGLYAARTVLHREFGVKTLPSLAP, from the coding sequence GTGGACGTCACCGTCGTCGGCAGTGGACCCAACGGACTGGCGGCGGCCGTCGTCTGCGCCCGAGCAGGGCTGTCGGTCCGCGTCATCGAAGGCCAGCCGACCCCCGGCGGCGGCGCCCGCAGCGCCCCCGATCCCGAATATCCAGGCATTTTGCACGACGTCTGCGCGGCGGTGCATCCACTGGCGTTCGCCTCACCGTTCTTCCGTGATTTCGGCCTCGCGGACCGCATCACGTTGAACGTGCCGGAGGTTTCCTATGCCAACCCATTGCCAGGGCGTCCCGCCGCGCTGGCCTACCGCGATTTCGAGCGCACCTGCGCCGAGCTGGCTGATGGGGCGTCGTGGCGCTGGCTGTTGGGACCGATGGTGCAACGAAGCGAGGCTGCCGCCGCGTTCGTGCTCGGCGACAAGAGATCATTGCCGCCCGACCTGGTGACCTCGGCCCGGCTCGCGCTGCGGATGGTGACGCAGGGCAGTCCGGCATGGGGGCTGCTCCGTGGCGAGGACGCCCGCGCGTTGTTCACCGGCGTTGCCGCGCACACGATCTCGCAGATGCCTTCGATGACGTCCTCGGGCCTGGGCATGATGCTGGCCGTGCTGGCCCATTCGGTGGGATGGCCGGTGCCGACCGGCGGCAGCCAAGCGATTCCTGAGGCACTGATCGCCGACTTGCTGGCCCACGGTGGTGAAGTGGTGGTCGGCGAGGAGGTCACCGAACCGCCGCAGGGAGTGGTCCTCTACGACACGCCCGCCAAGGCGTTGTTGGACATCTACGGCGACCGGCTACCGACGCGCTACGCCGCGAGGTTGCGAGGGCTGCGGACCAACCCCGGCGTGGCGAAAGTCGATTTCGTACTGTCCGATGAAATCCCTTGGCGTGACTCACGATTGGCCAGCACGGTCATGATCCACCTCGGTGGTGAGCGGGCCCGGATGGTTCTTGCGGAACGCGAGATCGCGAGCGGACGGCACGCGGAGTGGCCGATGGTGCTCGCTGCCTCACCACACATCGCCGACCCGACCCGGATCGACGACCATGGCCGTCGACCGTTCTGGAGCTATGTCCACGTGCCCCGTGACTCACCGGTCGACCAGACCGAAGCGGTCATCGAAATCATGGAGCGCTTTGCCCCCGGGTTCCGCGACATCATCGTCGCGACCCGTGGCGTTCCTGCGTCGCAGCTGGCCGAACACAACGCGAACCTGACGGGCGGCGATATCACCGGTGGCGGCAACAGCGCATGGCGGGCGCTCGCCGGGCCGACGCTGCGTCTGAATCCGTGGGCCACGCCGATTCCCGGTGCCTATCTCTGCTCGGCCGCCACTCCCCCGAACGGCGGCGTGCACGGCATGGCCGGTCTCTACGCCGCCCGGACCGTGCTCCATCGTGAATTCGGAGTGAAGACGCTGCCGTCGCTGGCGCCATAG
- the serA gene encoding phosphoglycerate dehydrogenase — translation MSLPVVLIADKLAESTVAALGDQVEVRWVDGPNRAELLAAVPDADALLVRSATTVDAEVLAAAPKLKIVARAGVGLDNVDVDAATARGVLVVNAPTSNIHSAAEHALALLLSAARQIPAADATLREHTWKRSKFSGTEIFGKTVGVVGMGRIGQLVAQRLAAFGAHIVAYDPYVSQARAAQLGIELLTLDELLGRADFISVHLPKTKETAGLINKDALAKTKPGVIIVNAARGGLIDEQALADAITSGHVRGAGLDVFATEPCTDSPLFELPQVVVTPHLGASTEEAQDRAGTDVAASVKLALAGEFVPDAVNVGGGVVGEEVAPWLDLVRKLGLLVGALAPALPASLNVEVLGELASEDVEILKLSAMRGLFSAVIEDQVTFVNAPALAAERGVEANLSTETESPNHRSVVDVRAVLADGSVVNVSGTLSGPQLVEKIVQINGRNLDLRAQGVNLILNYGDQPGALGKIGTLLGGADVNILAAQMSQDSDGSGATVMLRLDREVPADVLSAIGDAVGATTLELVDLS, via the coding sequence GTGAGCCTTCCTGTCGTACTCATCGCTGACAAACTCGCCGAATCGACCGTCGCCGCCCTCGGTGACCAGGTAGAGGTCCGTTGGGTCGACGGCCCCAACCGCGCCGAACTGCTGGCCGCCGTGCCGGACGCCGACGCGCTGCTGGTGCGCTCGGCCACCACGGTGGACGCCGAGGTGCTGGCTGCAGCGCCCAAGCTCAAGATCGTCGCCCGCGCCGGCGTGGGCCTGGACAACGTCGACGTCGACGCCGCCACCGCGCGTGGCGTGCTGGTCGTCAACGCCCCGACCTCCAACATCCACAGCGCCGCTGAGCACGCCCTGGCGCTGCTGCTGTCGGCGGCTCGCCAGATTCCGGCCGCCGACGCCACGCTGCGCGAGCACACCTGGAAGCGTTCGAAGTTCTCCGGTACCGAGATCTTCGGCAAGACCGTCGGCGTCGTGGGGATGGGCCGCATCGGCCAGCTCGTCGCGCAGCGCCTCGCCGCGTTCGGCGCGCACATCGTCGCCTACGACCCCTACGTCTCGCAGGCCCGTGCCGCCCAGCTGGGCATCGAGCTACTGACCCTCGATGAGCTTTTGGGCCGCGCTGATTTCATCTCGGTGCACCTGCCCAAGACCAAGGAAACCGCCGGCCTGATCAACAAGGACGCGCTGGCCAAGACCAAGCCGGGCGTCATCATCGTCAACGCGGCCCGCGGTGGCCTGATCGACGAGCAGGCCCTGGCCGACGCGATCACCAGCGGCCACGTGCGTGGCGCGGGCCTCGACGTGTTCGCCACCGAGCCCTGCACCGACAGCCCGCTGTTCGAGCTGCCGCAGGTCGTCGTCACCCCGCACCTGGGCGCCTCCACCGAAGAGGCCCAGGACCGTGCCGGCACCGACGTTGCCGCGAGCGTGAAGCTGGCGCTGGCCGGCGAGTTCGTGCCGGACGCCGTCAACGTCGGCGGCGGTGTCGTCGGCGAAGAGGTCGCGCCGTGGCTCGACCTGGTGCGCAAGCTGGGTCTGCTGGTCGGTGCCCTGGCGCCGGCGCTGCCGGCTTCGCTGAACGTGGAGGTGCTCGGCGAGCTGGCGTCGGAAGACGTTGAGATTCTGAAGCTTTCGGCAATGCGCGGCCTGTTCTCGGCCGTCATCGAGGACCAGGTGACGTTCGTCAACGCCCCGGCGCTGGCCGCCGAGCGTGGCGTCGAAGCCAACCTCAGCACCGAGACCGAGAGCCCCAACCACCGCAGCGTCGTCGACGTGCGCGCGGTTCTGGCAGATGGCTCGGTTGTCAACGTGTCGGGCACCTTGAGCGGCCCGCAGCTGGTCGAGAAGATCGTCCAAATCAACGGCCGCAACCTGGATCTGCGCGCCCAGGGCGTCAACCTGATCCTCAACTACGGTGACCAGCCGGGTGCCCTGGGCAAGATCGGCACCCTCCTCGGTGGCGCCGACGTCAACATCCTGGCCGCGCAGATGTCGCAGGACTCTGACGGTTCCGGAGCGACGGTCATGCTGCGCCTGGACCGCGAGGTGCCGGCCGACGTGCTCAGCGCGATCGGCGACGCCGTCGGCGCGACCACGCTGGAACTGGTGGACCTGTCGTGA
- a CDS encoding 3-isopropylmalate dehydrogenase, which translates to MKLAVIAGDGIGPEVIGEALKVLDVVLPGVERTEYNVGAKRYHETGETLPEGMVDELKTHDAILLGAIGDPSVPSGVLERGLLLTMRFALDHHVNLRPSRLFAGVDSPLAGNPDIDFVVVREGTEGPYTGTGGAIRVGTPHEVATEVSTNTRFGVERVVRYAFEKARARRKHLTLVHKNNVLAYAGSLWKRTVDEIATEYPDVETAYQHVDAATIHMVTAPERFDVIVTDNLFGDIITDLAAAVSGGIGLAASGNIDATGTNPSMFEPVHGSAPDIAGKGLADPTAAIMSVALLLTHLGETEAAARVDKAVAEHLSTRGDAKLSTSETGERIRSYL; encoded by the coding sequence GTGAAGCTCGCCGTCATCGCCGGTGACGGCATCGGCCCCGAGGTCATCGGTGAGGCGCTGAAGGTTCTCGACGTCGTGCTGCCGGGTGTCGAGCGCACCGAGTACAACGTGGGCGCCAAGCGCTACCACGAGACCGGGGAGACCCTGCCCGAGGGCATGGTCGACGAGCTCAAGACGCACGACGCAATCCTGTTGGGCGCCATCGGCGATCCTTCGGTACCCAGCGGCGTGCTCGAGCGCGGCCTGTTGCTGACCATGCGGTTCGCCCTGGATCACCATGTGAACCTGCGGCCGTCGCGGCTGTTCGCGGGCGTCGACAGCCCGCTGGCCGGCAACCCGGACATCGACTTCGTCGTCGTGCGCGAAGGCACCGAGGGGCCGTACACCGGCACCGGTGGCGCCATCCGCGTCGGCACCCCGCACGAGGTGGCGACCGAGGTGTCCACCAACACGCGGTTCGGCGTCGAGCGCGTCGTGCGCTACGCCTTTGAAAAGGCCCGCGCCCGGCGCAAGCACCTCACCCTGGTGCACAAGAACAACGTGCTGGCCTACGCCGGTTCGCTGTGGAAGCGCACGGTCGACGAGATCGCCACCGAGTACCCGGACGTCGAGACCGCATACCAGCACGTCGACGCTGCGACCATTCATATGGTGACCGCTCCTGAGCGGTTTGATGTGATCGTCACCGACAACCTGTTCGGCGACATCATCACCGACCTGGCCGCGGCGGTTTCCGGCGGCATCGGCCTGGCGGCGTCGGGCAACATCGATGCGACGGGCACCAACCCGTCGATGTTCGAGCCGGTACACGGCAGCGCGCCCGATATCGCCGGCAAGGGCCTGGCCGACCCGACCGCCGCCATCATGAGCGTGGCGCTGTTGCTGACTCACCTCGGTGAGACCGAAGCCGCGGCCCGGGTGGACAAGGCCGTGGCCGAGCACCTTTCGACACGTGGCGATGCCAAGCTTTCGACGTCGGAGACCGGCGAGCGGATCCGTAGCTACCTGTAA
- the bla gene encoding class A beta-lactamase: MGVQLNRRDFIVGLAATGVLAGCRPAKSEEPTSFEDLEDRYQALIGVYAVDLESSATVEHRADERFAICSTFKAYAAARILQMAKTGHANLDAMVPITAADIVVNSPVLSPAVGARMALRDICAAALTQSDNAAGNIMLRTIGGPSAVTDFARSIGDSQTRLDRWEPDLNDAAPGDLRDTTTPRALCGGYRAILVGDALPGASQYQLQRWMSETTTSTRRFRAGLPAEWTSADKTGSGDYGSTNDAGMLIGPKHERVMLTVLIRTRTLRRDAGPFNEAVAESVRSVLARLGHS, translated from the coding sequence GTGGGGGTACAGCTGAACCGACGGGATTTCATCGTCGGGTTGGCCGCGACGGGTGTACTGGCCGGGTGCCGGCCCGCCAAGTCGGAAGAGCCAACCAGCTTTGAAGATCTGGAAGACCGCTATCAGGCGTTAATCGGCGTCTATGCAGTGGATTTGGAATCATCGGCGACGGTCGAGCACCGCGCCGACGAGCGGTTCGCGATCTGCTCGACGTTCAAAGCGTATGCGGCGGCCCGTATCTTGCAGATGGCCAAGACCGGTCACGCGAATCTCGATGCCATGGTGCCCATCACCGCGGCAGATATCGTGGTCAACTCGCCGGTGCTGAGTCCGGCGGTGGGTGCGCGGATGGCGCTGCGGGACATCTGCGCCGCGGCCCTGACCCAGAGCGACAACGCAGCGGGAAACATCATGCTGCGCACCATCGGTGGGCCGTCCGCCGTCACCGATTTCGCCCGTTCGATCGGGGACTCGCAGACGCGGCTGGATCGCTGGGAACCGGACCTCAACGACGCGGCGCCCGGCGATCTGCGGGACACCACGACGCCGCGGGCCCTCTGCGGCGGGTACCGCGCCATCCTCGTCGGCGACGCACTGCCCGGGGCGAGCCAATATCAGCTGCAGCGGTGGATGTCCGAGACCACCACGTCGACCCGGCGCTTTCGCGCAGGTCTGCCGGCGGAGTGGACCAGCGCGGACAAGACCGGCAGCGGGGATTACGGTTCGACCAACGACGCCGGCATGCTCATCGGCCCCAAACATGAGCGGGTCATGCTCACGGTTCTGATCCGGACGCGCACCCTGCGACGGGACGCCGGGCCGTTCAACGAGGCGGTGGCGGAGAGCGTGCGATCCGTGCTGGCGCGCCTCGGCCACAGCTAG
- a CDS encoding DUF7373 family lipoprotein, producing the protein MGIRKLALVVATCLCAVTACSTTTTGTARFGGSLSDPEPDVSQLRTGNYQIKPSTPFFSAGDDPITQSLVESIRLAEFVVGPWEVDSSVSTPVPLSTHSITPTFGAELVLGGSDGHVMQGIVQAHNLVAGFGSARVAMNAGTADLDLTNAVMMFPDAGQAAAAAAEFVAQIGPVVAGGLPTYPVELSLGGHPVPAVGWDVGTKSVVVSFVPHGRYVLFQDVWAKGTASSRPQVRAKLLAGDLLGRQTPLIDGFVPTEPAKLAGLAKDPSNDQLLSKTLTTPDRQQGVMIGTWRPNAWLHFETDPVTAGAQFQQAGVQWVTQRWGRVYQAPNAQSAANLLDSMTRAISNEPNVTLSGAVPGFPGARCFERTSDYAEPDTTVTFRILSWHFSCLARTDKFVFQVFADDETTVNQQISAQYRVLSGK; encoded by the coding sequence GTGGGGATCCGGAAGCTGGCGCTCGTGGTGGCGACCTGCTTGTGTGCCGTGACGGCGTGTTCGACGACCACCACAGGCACGGCGCGGTTCGGAGGTTCACTGAGCGACCCAGAACCCGACGTCAGCCAGCTGCGGACCGGTAACTACCAGATCAAGCCGAGCACGCCGTTCTTCAGCGCCGGGGATGACCCCATCACTCAGTCGCTGGTCGAGTCGATCCGGTTGGCCGAATTCGTCGTCGGGCCTTGGGAAGTCGACTCGAGTGTCAGCACCCCGGTGCCGCTGAGTACGCACAGCATCACGCCGACGTTCGGCGCCGAGCTGGTTCTCGGCGGATCTGATGGGCACGTCATGCAGGGCATAGTGCAGGCACACAACCTCGTCGCGGGTTTCGGGTCGGCACGGGTGGCCATGAATGCCGGCACCGCCGATCTGGATCTGACCAACGCGGTGATGATGTTTCCGGATGCCGGGCAGGCCGCCGCGGCGGCCGCTGAGTTCGTCGCGCAGATCGGTCCGGTGGTCGCCGGCGGTCTGCCCACCTATCCCGTCGAATTGTCGCTCGGCGGCCATCCGGTACCTGCTGTCGGCTGGGATGTCGGTACCAAGTCCGTCGTCGTTTCGTTTGTTCCGCACGGCCGTTACGTGCTGTTCCAAGACGTTTGGGCCAAGGGCACGGCCTCCAGTCGGCCTCAGGTGAGGGCCAAGCTGCTGGCCGGCGATCTGTTGGGCAGGCAGACGCCTCTGATCGACGGATTCGTCCCGACCGAACCGGCGAAACTCGCTGGCTTGGCCAAGGATCCGAGCAATGACCAACTGCTGTCCAAAACGCTGACGACGCCCGATCGTCAGCAAGGCGTCATGATCGGGACCTGGCGACCCAATGCCTGGTTGCACTTCGAGACCGACCCCGTCACGGCCGGCGCTCAGTTCCAGCAGGCCGGCGTGCAGTGGGTCACCCAGCGTTGGGGTCGGGTGTACCAAGCACCGAATGCCCAATCTGCAGCGAACTTACTGGATTCCATGACACGCGCGATCTCCAACGAACCGAACGTGACGCTTTCCGGGGCGGTGCCGGGATTCCCCGGCGCCCGGTGCTTCGAGCGGACGAGTGACTACGCGGAGCCGGATACCACTGTGACATTCCGCATCCTCAGCTGGCACTTCAGCTGCCTCGCACGTACCGACAAGTTCGTGTTCCAGGTCTTTGCCGACGATGAAACCACTGTGAACCAACAGATTTCAGCGCAATACCGGGTGCTCTCCGGGAAGTAG
- a CDS encoding DUF2502 domain-containing protein yields the protein MTTFSSPPIHVVPPPAPTPRWHRLLPRTRRRKTAVAAGVTVVLVAGVLGACYEATPGGTLWGVEKTVFPGHAQDVALTAVVNDLKAAQDILGSGQQPTPDQLTAARTSLNEAKQGLDYLSPSSQRASLQNLYLQLTQELLQYTPDSAQQLPALPAPPAEPQAADPGSAAQTPEVALMSATAPTWGYQDSAGSTAPVDQMSDTFVPPPPGVPDAPAADWSQPVDPPLTPNLQELGNYDPSWGQLYGYNPGAWYNYDLGGYNQYGYDFLGFDRWGYDRWGYDRWGYDRRGYNWSGYNWSGYDRDGWDRGGRNEWGQRRDHPDDPRNQAWYDNHHPYEQYYQWKFRNDDPVYERTQWDQAHGFKPNQYRNWNMNRDWHDPRSRDWAPPATAGSAPHSITAASTHVSSPVVNLNVSLAQFISTDKATAASGPLLTDLGRKPTRDITKDLDATATKVAAVMPATPVPGTGAPVVNHQTPSAPPALTAVVPSAPPSKVPAGFTAPELAPVPLPAPQGKPQTAPSGRTPGSGLNNVPGATAVVPKDGSPNPVVVPPDEPKSATVPNPVVVPPDEPKSATVPNPVVVPNPVVPPAAPKAATPPAPDVAPPSAAPLPREANLVPPTPVSEPQAPPAKQIPQESPQQQSAPKPPVNHVPAPDGPAPEATAPPVPVRQAPVRQAPAPQEQAPVRQAPPPVHEVPPPAPVHEAPPPPPPPVHEAPPPPPAPRPAPEPSRGSGKCFGPMCPPA from the coding sequence ATGACGACTTTCAGTTCTCCACCCATCCACGTAGTACCGCCGCCCGCTCCCACGCCGCGGTGGCACAGACTCCTGCCGCGCACCCGCAGGCGCAAAACGGCCGTCGCCGCCGGAGTCACGGTGGTCCTCGTCGCGGGCGTGCTGGGCGCGTGCTACGAGGCCACGCCCGGAGGCACGCTCTGGGGCGTCGAGAAGACGGTGTTTCCGGGTCACGCGCAGGACGTCGCGCTGACGGCCGTCGTGAACGACCTGAAGGCGGCGCAGGACATCCTGGGCAGCGGACAGCAGCCCACGCCCGATCAGTTGACGGCCGCTCGTACGTCACTCAACGAAGCCAAGCAGGGTCTGGACTACCTGTCGCCCTCGTCGCAGCGGGCGAGTCTGCAGAACCTCTACCTCCAACTGACACAAGAACTTCTGCAATACACGCCTGATTCGGCGCAGCAATTGCCGGCGTTGCCCGCGCCACCCGCCGAGCCGCAGGCCGCCGATCCGGGCAGCGCCGCGCAGACACCTGAGGTGGCACTGATGAGCGCCACCGCACCTACTTGGGGATACCAGGATTCGGCCGGGAGCACGGCCCCCGTCGACCAGATGTCGGACACCTTCGTCCCGCCGCCGCCAGGCGTGCCCGACGCGCCTGCCGCTGACTGGTCGCAGCCGGTGGATCCGCCGTTGACGCCGAACCTCCAAGAGCTCGGCAACTACGATCCGTCCTGGGGGCAGCTGTATGGCTACAACCCCGGAGCTTGGTACAACTACGACCTCGGCGGCTACAACCAGTACGGCTACGACTTCCTCGGTTTCGACCGGTGGGGATACGACCGGTGGGGATACGACCGGTGGGGCTACGACCGCCGGGGCTACAACTGGTCCGGCTATAACTGGTCCGGTTACGACCGCGACGGCTGGGATCGAGGCGGCCGCAACGAATGGGGCCAGCGGCGCGACCATCCCGACGACCCGCGCAATCAGGCCTGGTACGACAACCATCACCCGTACGAGCAGTACTACCAATGGAAGTTCCGGAACGACGATCCGGTATACGAACGCACACAGTGGGATCAGGCCCACGGATTCAAACCGAACCAGTACCGGAACTGGAACATGAACCGGGACTGGCACGATCCGCGCAGTCGTGACTGGGCGCCGCCGGCCACCGCCGGGAGTGCCCCGCATTCGATCACCGCTGCGAGCACGCATGTCTCGTCGCCGGTCGTGAACCTGAATGTCTCACTGGCCCAGTTCATCTCCACCGACAAGGCGACGGCTGCCTCCGGGCCGCTATTGACCGACCTTGGGCGCAAGCCCACCCGCGATATCACCAAGGACCTCGACGCGACCGCCACCAAGGTTGCCGCGGTGATGCCCGCGACTCCGGTTCCGGGCACCGGCGCGCCGGTTGTCAACCACCAAACACCTTCGGCGCCGCCGGCGTTGACGGCGGTCGTGCCGAGCGCGCCGCCGTCGAAGGTGCCGGCCGGATTCACCGCACCCGAGCTCGCGCCGGTACCCCTGCCGGCACCGCAAGGCAAACCACAGACCGCGCCGAGTGGTCGTACACCGGGTTCTGGCCTGAACAACGTTCCGGGAGCTACGGCTGTTGTGCCGAAGGACGGTTCGCCGAATCCGGTTGTGGTGCCGCCTGACGAGCCGAAATCGGCAACGGTGCCCAACCCGGTTGTGGTGCCGCCTGACGAGCCGAAATCGGCAACGGTGCCCAACCCGGTTGTGGTGCCGAATCCCGTCGTGCCGCCGGCCGCGCCGAAGGCCGCGACTCCGCCCGCGCCTGATGTGGCGCCGCCGAGCGCGGCACCGCTGCCACGTGAGGCGAATCTGGTTCCTCCAACACCGGTTTCGGAGCCGCAGGCTCCTCCGGCGAAGCAGATCCCGCAAGAGTCACCTCAGCAGCAGTCCGCGCCGAAGCCACCGGTGAATCACGTGCCGGCGCCCGACGGCCCGGCGCCTGAGGCCACCGCTCCACCTGTTCCGGTTCGCCAGGCACCCGTACGGCAAGCCCCGGCGCCGCAGGAGCAGGCTCCGGTTCGGCAGGCACCGCCGCCTGTGCATGAAGTACCGCCGCCGGCACCGGTGCACGAGGCACCCCCTCCGCCGCCACCGCCGGTGCACGAGGCGCCGCCGCCACCACCTGCACCGCGGCCGGCGCCCGAGCCGTCGCGGGGGTCTGGCAAGTGCTTCGGCCCGATGTGCCCACCCGCGTAG